The Anaerosoma tenue genome has a window encoding:
- a CDS encoding deoxycytidylate deaminase, whose protein sequence is MPRPSWDEYFMAITDQVAERATCTRRKIGAVLVKDKRILATGYNGAPSGLPHCDVVGCLREQRAIPSGTQHELCRGIHAEQNAVIQAARHGTAIDGATVYCTHQPCVLCAKILINAGVLRIVFRESYPDALAAEMLDEAGVEVVRYAGGDSV, encoded by the coding sequence ATGCCGAGACCGTCGTGGGACGAGTACTTCATGGCGATCACCGACCAGGTGGCCGAGCGGGCCACCTGTACCCGTCGGAAGATCGGCGCCGTGCTCGTGAAGGACAAGCGCATCCTGGCAACCGGGTATAACGGCGCGCCGTCGGGACTCCCTCACTGCGACGTGGTGGGATGCCTGCGCGAGCAGCGCGCGATCCCGTCGGGCACGCAGCATGAGCTCTGCCGGGGCATCCATGCCGAGCAGAACGCGGTCATCCAGGCGGCGCGGCACGGCACCGCGATCGACGGAGCCACAGTCTACTGCACGCACCAGCCGTGCGTGCTCTGCGCGAAGATCCTGATCAACGCCGGCGTTCTGCGCATCGTGTTCCGGGAGTCGTACCCGGACGCGCTCGCCGCCGAGATGCTCGACGAGGCCGGCGTGGAGGTCGTGCGCTACGCTGGCGGTGACAGCGTGTGA
- a CDS encoding MraY family glycosyltransferase, which translates to MNWVEHAIVLAVAAGVTLLITPVARLVGARWGIVARAGGRHVHTGTVPRIGGAGMFAGLIAAVAVRWIGERQWDWQQILTASDGAALAVLGGIGLVFAIGLLDDIVDLPPGRKMLGQILAAGLTVAGGVRIEFVGDPFSGGIIMLGVLAIPITLIWLVSFANIVNLIDGLDGLAAGVTAIAAVSLFVLALESNQPLAAFLAVAIVGMCIGFLRYNFHPASVFMGDSGALLLGFSLGCISLTGVMKSTAAIALVVPILIVGVPVFDTLSAIIRRKRHGRPIQRADKGHIHHRLLARGFSQRQTVLIIYVWSAALAVGGYAMRWVPTLYKSLTFLVLAVLSGLMASWLGLFQAAHHDDQDS; encoded by the coding sequence GTGAACTGGGTCGAGCACGCGATCGTCCTGGCGGTCGCAGCCGGTGTCACGCTCCTCATAACGCCGGTCGCCCGCCTTGTGGGCGCGCGGTGGGGGATCGTTGCCCGCGCGGGAGGGCGGCACGTCCACACCGGAACGGTTCCTCGTATCGGCGGCGCGGGCATGTTCGCCGGGCTCATCGCCGCGGTTGCGGTGCGGTGGATCGGCGAGCGCCAGTGGGACTGGCAGCAGATCCTCACCGCTTCGGACGGGGCCGCGCTCGCTGTGCTCGGCGGCATCGGGCTGGTGTTCGCCATCGGATTGCTGGACGACATCGTGGATCTTCCCCCGGGCCGTAAGATGCTCGGTCAGATCCTCGCCGCCGGACTCACCGTGGCGGGCGGGGTCCGCATCGAATTCGTGGGCGATCCGTTCAGCGGCGGCATCATCATGCTGGGTGTGCTGGCCATCCCGATCACGCTCATATGGCTGGTGAGCTTCGCGAACATCGTGAACCTCATCGACGGCCTGGACGGCCTGGCGGCCGGGGTCACCGCTATCGCCGCGGTGAGCCTGTTCGTTCTGGCCCTGGAGTCGAACCAGCCGCTGGCGGCTTTCCTCGCTGTCGCTATCGTCGGGATGTGTATCGGTTTCCTGCGCTACAACTTCCACCCTGCCTCGGTGTTCATGGGAGACTCAGGCGCCCTCTTGCTCGGGTTCTCCCTCGGCTGCATATCGCTTACCGGCGTGATGAAGTCCACCGCCGCGATCGCCCTCGTGGTGCCGATCCTCATCGTCGGGGTGCCGGTGTTCGACACCCTCTCGGCGATCATCCGTCGTAAGCGGCACGGCCGGCCGATCCAACGGGCCGACAAGGGGCACATCCACCACCGGCTTCTCGCGCGCGGGTTCAGTCAGCGGCAGACAGTGCTGATCATCTACGTGTGGTCCGCCGCCCTGGCTGTCGGCGGCTACGCGATGCGCTGGGTGCCCACGCTGTACAAGTCGCTGACCTTTCTCGTGCTTGCCGTGCTCTCGGGGCTGATGGCCTCCTGGTTGGGGCTGTTCCAGGCCGCGCATCACGACGACCAGGATTCGTAG
- the atpE gene encoding F0F1 ATP synthase subunit C codes for MEALGAALAFGLGGIGAAIGLAIVGAKTIESMARQPEMAGRLQTTMFIALGMIEALGLLGFVLAFVLNAG; via the coding sequence ATGGAAGCTCTGGGTGCTGCGCTCGCGTTCGGTCTCGGAGGCATCGGCGCCGCCATCGGTCTGGCCATCGTCGGCGCCAAGACGATCGAGTCTATGGCTCGCCAGCCTGAGATGGCCGGTCGCCTGCAGACCACCATGTTCATCGCCCTTGGCATGATCGAGGCGCTCGGTCTCCTCGGTTTCGTTCTCGCCTTCGTTCTGAACGCGGGCTAG
- the atpF gene encoding F0F1 ATP synthase subunit B — MDIIIPNTTEMWVNIVAFVVVFFVLAKFAFPPITKMLDERATKIRESLEKAEDTRVEAERLLDEYKTQMADARAEAAQVIEQGRKVAESMKAEILAKAREEAEAEKAKAVAAITAEKESAMAELKGEVADLSVAVAGKIIGSSLSKADHEALIDKYLAEVGSLNEN, encoded by the coding sequence GTGGACATCATCATCCCTAACACCACAGAGATGTGGGTGAACATCGTCGCGTTCGTCGTCGTCTTCTTCGTCCTGGCGAAATTCGCGTTCCCGCCGATCACGAAGATGCTCGATGAGCGTGCGACCAAGATCAGAGAGTCTCTCGAGAAGGCCGAAGACACGCGTGTCGAGGCCGAGCGGCTCCTGGACGAGTACAAGACGCAGATGGCCGACGCGCGTGCTGAAGCGGCGCAGGTCATCGAGCAGGGCCGCAAGGTGGCCGAGTCGATGAAGGCCGAGATCCTCGCCAAGGCGCGCGAGGAGGCCGAGGCTGAGAAGGCCAAGGCAGTGGCTGCCATCACCGCGGAGAAGGAGTCGGCCATGGCAGAGCTCAAGGGCGAGGTCGCTGACCTCTCCGTTGCCGTGGCTGGCAAGATCATCGGCTCGAGCCTCTCCAAGGCCGATCACGAGGCGCTGATCGACAAGTACCTCGCGGAAGTGGGGAGCTTGAATGAGAACTAG
- the atpH gene encoding ATP synthase F1 subunit delta: MRTSETIETLARVLFELATLSDAVDAVDADLASVVKAVRGHVDLHQALTDTSLPAEKKRDILREIFGESVAPETLAIVTLMVERRMTDNLGDLARAFTETAEAERGIVVAEVTTAIELDDALRAKLVKQISTALGRPVTLRERVDETILGGIRINVAGRVLDGTITSQLDGVRQALTTTRQGGEA, from the coding sequence ATGAGAACTAGCGAGACGATCGAGACCCTTGCCCGGGTGCTCTTCGAGCTCGCCACGTTGAGCGATGCCGTCGATGCCGTCGACGCCGACCTCGCGTCGGTGGTCAAGGCTGTGCGCGGCCATGTGGACCTGCATCAGGCGCTCACGGACACGAGCCTGCCCGCCGAGAAGAAGCGCGACATCCTGCGCGAGATCTTCGGCGAGTCGGTGGCGCCCGAGACCCTGGCGATCGTGACCCTCATGGTCGAGCGACGCATGACTGACAACCTCGGCGATCTCGCCCGGGCTTTCACTGAGACCGCTGAGGCGGAGCGTGGGATCGTGGTGGCCGAGGTCACCACGGCCATCGAGCTCGACGATGCGTTGCGGGCGAAGCTCGTGAAGCAGATTTCCACCGCCCTCGGGCGTCCCGTCACCCTGCGCGAGCGGGTGGACGAGACGATCCTCGGCGGCATCCGGATCAATGTAGCCGGCCGCGTGCTCGACGGGACCATCACGTCCCAGCTCGATGGCGTGCGCCAGGCGCTGACTACCACACGTCAGGGAGGTGAGGCGTAA
- the atpB gene encoding F0F1 ATP synthase subunit A — protein MDQMPHKIEELLHELSVLPLSGGHGHEAAGFSLTNYTFWLIVGCVVLLLFFVVASRKTKLVPSGIGNLAEAGVDFVRNGVCVDIMGPEGKKYFPFIGTMFFFVLFNNLIGNIPPALPGTGTVGTTFTWAIVVFIFYNAIGVKAVGGFFKYIKSFVPSGTPFWLAPLIFVIEVISHFLRPFTLGIRLFANMYAGHIMLGVFAIFMALAIEHVTVSSALVLPLSFLMQVILRAFELFVAVLQAYIFAILTAVYINGALHAGEH, from the coding sequence ATGGATCAGATGCCTCACAAGATCGAAGAGCTTCTGCACGAGCTCTCGGTACTGCCGCTGTCCGGAGGACACGGTCACGAAGCGGCCGGTTTCAGCCTGACCAACTACACCTTCTGGCTCATCGTGGGATGTGTGGTGTTGCTGCTGTTCTTCGTGGTCGCGTCCCGCAAGACCAAGCTCGTGCCGAGCGGCATCGGCAACCTCGCCGAGGCGGGCGTCGACTTCGTCCGTAACGGGGTCTGTGTCGACATCATGGGACCCGAGGGCAAGAAGTACTTCCCGTTCATCGGCACGATGTTCTTCTTCGTGCTCTTCAACAATCTCATCGGTAATATCCCGCCTGCCCTTCCGGGCACGGGGACAGTGGGCACCACCTTCACCTGGGCGATCGTCGTCTTCATCTTCTACAACGCCATCGGCGTGAAGGCGGTCGGGGGCTTCTTCAAGTACATCAAGAGCTTCGTGCCCTCCGGTACGCCCTTCTGGCTCGCGCCGCTGATCTTCGTGATCGAGGTCATCTCGCACTTCCTGCGGCCGTTCACGCTGGGCATCCGACTCTTCGCCAACATGTACGCCGGCCACATCATGCTCGGCGTGTTCGCGATCTTCATGGCGCTGGCGATCGAGCACGTCACCGTGTCCAGCGCCCTCGTGCTGCCCCTCTCGTTCCTGATGCAGGTCATCCTGAGGGCGTTCGAGCTGTTCGTCGCGGTACTGCAGGCGTACATCTTCGCGATCCTGACGGCCGTCTATATCAACGGCGCGCTGCACGCGGGCGAGCACTAG